The DNA sequence AGAAATCATCCTTAACAAAGCAAGCTTATCAAGCACGCTCCCCTTGTCCTTCCTGACATCATCATTTTGGCAGTTTCCCAACACTTGTGTGTACCAATAGCTAAGATGTACATGGAGGTGCAGGGTTAGTCTGTAGCAGCAGCAGGGCGTGTCTGCTTTGGGCTTTCACTCATTCCTTGGGGAAAAAACTCATCCTCAAAGGTTTCTgtctctttttgtttgtttgttgttttggctttttttttaaattcactttACAGTCCCAAATGAAGAACAAGGAGTGACATGACACACACTTTCAGAGTCACATGCACTTCATACCTGGAGGCACCATACGTTTGCGTTTGCGTGCTTTTCAAGTGTTTTcaccaaagaaaaccaaaggggtgagagaaagaaaaacaggggGGGAAGTTGGGgtggaggagagggggaaagaaacagaataaagaaaattagcatATGAACCAAgtgtgtccccaggagcagatGCTGTGGCCAGGCTCACAGgtgggcacaggagcaggggctgagctggctcCTGCTGTGGCTGGCTCAGGAGCCATGGCATGCCCATGTCACCCTCGGGGACAGGCAGCTGGCACCTTGCTCTGAGAGCAAATGGGCACCACGGGGCAGGGAAAGTGTGGGGGCCTCCCAGAGACCTTCCATGGGACATCCTCAGCTCCACCAgttggggacaccctgggctgagctgctgatgGGCAGGATGTTCCCATGGGTTTGATTATTTTAGTGAAGGCCAATATATGATAGCAGTTCAGAGCAAGGCTCTGCTGTCATGAGTGACAAtaagagcattttttttttttttcccaataaatCCAGTGGCTGATGCAGAACTGGTTATTTATGATGTCTGGGTGCACCAACCCAAaccacacctgcacacacagaagCCTTGTGCATATTTCAGAATTTGGTCCTGCCACATTTTGGTTTTAAAGATGAAATCTGGGATTCTCTCAGAGGCCACCATATTTTCCCCCAAACAAATCAGAGTAGCTCTACTGCAGTGATTGGAGTGATGCTCTGGAGCCACATGAGCTCCTCCAAGGCACTTGTCATAATTTTCTCACATCAAGCAGCCAAGCCTTTTCAGAGATGCCTTGGGAAGAGAGATGAGCTAAAGGCACAGCCTCCTGCTATGAGGGatgagcagctcagtgctgagcagaaagGATGCCAAGGTAGTGGTGACTGCAGACCATCCCCAGGCACCTGAGAGGGGATTTTGTGTTCCTCTAGCCCACTTCCACACCACACTGTGCATTGCAGCCACAtgtcagcagccacagccttaaggggctgctgggcttgatgtgctgctgtggctgcagcaggaccagcagcagcacagggctgccagTGCCTGCCCATGGCCTGGGGAagtggggaggcaggagagatGGTCAGTGTGAGTGATGCAAGCTGCAGCCAGAACATACAGTTACtcccttttttaaaagaaaaaaatctacttaATTTGACAGGATTCAAAATATAGTCGGGAGTTCACTGGTTTTTGGTAAAACAATTTCATTGAGGGCTGAATCCATTGGTGCACCCACAGCTCACTCGCCCAGGTGATGTTCACTTGATCTGAGCACAAACAGGAGCTGGGGTTTAAGGGAGAAGCTGAGAGCTCAGAGAAATCCATTTCTAAGGAAGCCCAGGgtgtggggctgagcagcacccacagcagcagccagcaaaaCTGCTACAACCCTGCTAAAAACCTCTCCTGACTTTTTACTCAAGATAAGCAGGCTCTCcaaactacatttttttttcctctttctcctccccagagTTTCTATTTAGCCTTTTCTGGAGATCTTTAGCTCAGATTTCTTCCTGCATATTAGCTCTGTGGAAATACAGGTTTTAACAAGGGGGTTGTGTAACAGGTAATCAAAAGGGTGTCACTGCATGTCTGGCTGCATGGTAAGTTCAGTATTTCAAAGAGCAGTAAAATCTGGCAAAGTCCACTGAAAACAAGCCCTGAAAGCCTGCATTTTGCAGTGGATTTTGGGCCAagctccatcctcatcctctccaGTAGCTGatcccaggcagtgctgcaaaGGTACAGCCAGGAGGTCAGGTACTGGGAGGGAGAGCTTCAATGGGTGGGTTTAATGCTATTGGAAAACAGCTTTGTTCTGTTCTGTtgggttgttgttgttgttgttttgggttttttagatAAAACCTTCATGTTGGTTCATAAATTTCTAGGGGAAAAGCAACCAATCAGACACACACTGGGAATGAATCCAATGAGAACTTACTGACCACAACAATGGGACTTCCAACAGGTTTTTATGATGGGTTAAGAGGCTGGCTGCTGTGTATGAATTACAGGCTAAAGCTTACCCCAGGAAATACATCCAGGCTGTCTGCCTGAGGGCTAGAAGGCACCAGTAATATGGGAAATCAGGAAGGGATTATTCCTGCAGTGGCACAGCCCAGTGCTGGCCCACAGCCCtgagtgggagcagggagatggggcacagggagccccatcacacccaacaaaaccccacagagctACAGGAACATCTAACAAACATATCCAACCATTCTACAAACACAGAGAGTCATGGATAGGCTCCAAAAATACACCAGGAAGGGGCACATGGCCCTGCCCAGGATACAGGGAGGTGTGGGGTGAAAATGAGTAcaacattttgtattttagcTTCTGATGAAGCCACCAGGCCCAAAGGGAACATGAAGGATGCAGTGCTTCCCCATGTCCTGGAGGGCTGAGAGGCATGGCAGgggactctgtccccagctccatGGAGCTCCAAATCCCAGGAGGCTGTGAAtttccacagcactgctctAACCTGAATGGTTTCACCATAAAAACCTGCCTGGTTTTACTGCAGGTAGAGCAAGGCAGGTGGGAACTGCTAGAACACTCTGGTGCTCAGCAGCCTCATCCATCATGGCTCCAATGTCATTCGCTGCTTGTGTCAACTCCCTGGGACGGATAAATGAGATACAAGAAATGGGAAAACGCTCCCTGAATCCCGAGTTAGTTTTCCTCCTCTTAgaggtaaaaaaggaaaagaaaggaaaggaggacCCAGGGAAAATGCACCTGGGAGAGGGCCAGGCTGGTCAAGGGTGGGAGAGAAGTTTGCTGAAAGGCAGAAGGACCATTAGAGACCAGTTGGACCAGCAAGGAGAGCCTGAGAGGGCACAAGGAGCTGCAGGTAGGGTGAGGGTGGTGTTTACCTATGATCCAGGGCAGCTTGGAGGGAAGTCTTCACACCTGGGCACGGCAACTGTCACAACACAATGCAACTACCAGCAGGCGTGGAGAAATAAAGGTGAAAAGAAGAGCATGTACACACACAAAgacatgggaagaaaaaaaagaaaacacaaagcaacacggaaattaaaatcaagtcaaaaaagaaaaacaatgaaaaaatacaaagcaaataaaaccaccaaaagcaaaagcatataCCAGCCCTTAGGAGCTCAAaatcaactttaaaaaaaaaattaaataaataagcaaaattATATATTCAGATAACAAAAATAACTATGGAGACAGTGGCATCACGAGGAAGGCAGTGGAGGAggaagctggaggaggaggtaCCTGTACATGGGGACGGTGACGGTGCGTTCGTAGTACTGCCAGGTGGAGTGCAGGTCTGTCCGGGACAGGTTGGTGGCATAAAATCTCCAAGCCGCCTGTGCAGGAGAAAACCCAGTGGGATTGTgcacccaggcagggccagaACCACCCCTGGGTTTATAAACCTCAACCAACACCCAGTCCTATGGGATGGATCCAGCATTCTGCCTTCCCCTTGATTTGGTGACAAACGTGGGGTGGTGCCATGACACTCCTGACCATGTGTGCCCAGTTAAAAATGCTGCAGGTCCCAGGCATTCACTGCCAGGCTGAGGTAAGGATGGGTGTTGTTGGCCATTAAGAAGTGAAAAATACggagagagaggagcaggggaatGTAAAATGACTAATTTCAATTCTCCAAGACATACAACAAGGCAAGCCTTCTGCACGGACATCTGTTCTTGTGAAGAAAATGCTCCCAACTGTACCTTTATATCAGGATAAATATTCtctttggggagaaaaaagggtGAAAACAGACTGTCCTAATGCATTTGtcctgctgagctggctgcttGCTGAATTCCATCTCTTTTCTCTCTAGATTCCCTACCACATATGCTGTTTCCCCATAGCTGATTTCCTGGCATTTATTCCCAGACAAAACCAGTCACCGCCTGCTGTCTCACACCTTACACACACGGCCCCATTTGTCTCCTTCCCAACTTCTAAAAGTCTATGAAGCCCCCTAAAACCAGGATGGTGCCACCACAAGGCTCCTTGGACGTGACCCTCACCTGGATCAGGCCCGCTGCTGGGTTTCGCCTCTTCTCAAAGTGTTTTTGTCGATGCTGCTCTTGAACCTTCAGAGCAAATCCCGAACCCAAGATGCCCTTGGGAAGAGAACAACAGTTTGCCACTAGCAGGGGTTTAGTTAAGCTTCCACTTAAAAATTGTGGCCAGCTTTCCCTCTAAAGATTTTTTCCTGGCTCATTTTTTGATTCAAACTAGAGGAAGGAAAGAGCCTCCATCCTAGTAATCAATGGCATGCACTCTCCAAGGGGCAGCTGACTTTGCTGGCACTCACTGGAATTGCAAGTTTTCCCAAACTATCTCCAGTCAACtgataaaatacaaaagaacCCCAGTGTGCTGGCATTCAACAGATCATCCTCACAGGAATTCTGATCCCACAACACATTGAAATGCACTGCCAAAGGGACAGGGGGAATTTGCTGAAATGGTGTAATCACAGAATagcagactggtttgggttggaaggggccttaaagctcaattcattccaaccccctgccatgggcagggacaccttccactaggtcaggttgctccaagcccagtccagcctggcctcgaTGGGCAGCCATATCTGCTCtaggcaacctgtgccagtgtctctcCACTCTCATAGGAAAGTATTGCTTCAtaacatccaatctaaacctaccctctcTCATCTTAAAGCCATTAATTACCCCAAGGAACAgccttctggggaaaaaaattactttttattgcTTCCATAAATATTTGTGCAAAGCCAAATCTAGAGTCCCCATCCCATTTGCTCATGCACACAATTCCAAGTTGGGGATATTCAAATAGGCTTTCTATTTTTCTCCCCCGTTTTCTGACTCAAAAGCCATAGAGCATTACAGTCAGAAGGTCTCTGAGTGCATGACACTGTAGCTGTTAGAGTGTCCgcagcaccaggggctggggacaaggcccAGGTGAGCTCAGCACACACTTACAGCAGGAAGGGCGAAGAAGGAGACGCCGATGAGTGTGAAGGTCGCCGCCAGCAGCCGCCCGTTCCAGGTCTGTGGATACTTGTCCCCATAGCCAATGGTGGTGAGAGTGATCTGCAGGGAGGAGATCAGTGCCCAGCCCTTGGTCAGACAGCCTTAAAACTGAAACAACTCAGCCAAAACTCCCACAACAGCTAAGTGGCGCACGGAGGAGCTGGGTCACAGTGCAGCTTGGGGAGCTGGGGcaccagcagggatgggcagctccACGGGATGCAGAGACACCCCAACACTCGCCCTGCTCACGTGCTGGTTTCACACCAGCTGGGAGCGTTTTGGTGCCTTTTGCTGTCACAGAGAGAGCTGCCATCTGGTGCAGAGGCTGGCGGCAGCTCGGAACCTCCCCCAGGAGGGGTTGTGCCTTCGGCAGGGGAAGCAAACCAGCTCTGTTCCCCCAAACTCTCtctcagcagctcaggaaagCTATTGGCATGCACAAAAATCTGCTGCTGTTTATTCCCAaccttcccagcagtgcccatcaGCTGGTCTCCACTCCCCTATTTAACAACAGCCTGTTAGGCTGAGAGGATGAATTACAGCTCCTTCACACCACCTCATTTAGAGATAGGTTTTGTGTTATTGCAGTGCACCAGGAGAGAGCTGGCAAGATGCTGTCTGCATTTTAGGGAAGGACTTGAGAGATTTGTTGGAGATAGAGGCCCCTGAATTCCAGAATTCCAAATTCCAGAATTCCAAACTGCAAGGGAAGACACTTTTTCCCACTTCAGTCCATTGACACCACAAGTAGGAAATGCTGGCTAATCCCCCTAGGCTTCCAAGGGGATTTGGAGAGCCTGGGACTGGCAGGACAAAGCAGAGAGGAATGGTCTGATCAAAAATATCTTTGAGACTTCTGATCCCAAAGGCTGCCCCTGTCACACATGGACAGCACTGGCCCCAGAGATGGGAGATGACACCATGCTGATGTGGCATTGGAAACATGCATTCCATTTAGAACAAAAAATCACTTTTACACAAATGGAAGTAGGATCCCAAAGCGCCTTTTAATTTGGCTCACTAAAAGCCTTATCAATTAGATGGTATTTTGACCAAGTGGTTAAAAAATGCATCAATGTGGCTAATCCTTACTGAAATGCAGAGTCGGAGCAAGGCTCTCTCCATAATCACCGCAAAGCTGGTTTGCAATATCTTTGTAATTTCTATAGACAACAAGAAGTGTTGGATACACTAAGATCAACGAAGGGATGAGCTTCTGAACCTAAAATTCGGTTTGGCTCATCTCTCAACATCTGCCCATATTGGATCCATGAGCTGGACTCTGACAAAAACTGTTTATATTAATGaagctcaattttttttctgaacttctCAGTGGCAAAACAGTCTCAGAAGCAGAAGGGATAAATCTGCCCATGGTTCTCCCCAGACTGATCTCTAATCTGGGCTGTCACTTTTCcttcattctttattttctcGTTATGTCAAATTgggctttgtttttatttttctgtcctaACTAAGGGGCTTGAAAAGCAATTTGCTGCCTCTTTCCCTTTGTTGGAATGGAGGAGCCGCTTGATCAGCTGATTCCTCCCCAAGCCTGTTATTGGGATTTGATCAGATCGGGGATTTTCATTACATGCTTTGTAATCAAGGCCAAACTAGTGATGGAGCAGAAGAACAATAACGCAAGAAGATTAGAATGTCATTAATTCTCTCTTTGTTAATCGGGTAATCCAATAAttcacatgcacacacacaggcacagcaaaccACAAATACTGCCCTTTCAGCAGAAATGTGATGGGGAGTGCTCACCCCACTGGAGCCTTTCAGCTACTTAGGCCCTattaattttatgaaatttATTCCAGCATATTCAACAGCGCCTTGCCCAAGtgcaatttaaataattaaaggGCAGCAATAGTTGTCAAAACAATGATCAAAGCACCCTGTGGTGTGGGATCTCTCTCTGACCTGCCTCTGTCACGACAGAGCTCAATCCCACGACTGAGAGCACACCAGTTCTCAGCTCCCCTGCAGCTCTAGCCAGTTCAGAAATGTGATCCCGCAACACTTTCTATGAGGTTTGTGTAAGAAAAAGAGCTAAATGGAACAGCCGGAGgccatttaataaaaatgttaactAAGCACTGCCTAAGTCGATACCTCACGTAAGTGATAGAAGATGGAGGGTTAAtggacattttattttaataaccaGCAGCTGCTCTATGGAAATTACTTACCAGACCCCACCAGAGTGCATCTGCGTATGTATCAAAGTGCTCATTTTCTCCCTTCTCAGCCAAGTACACCAGGAAAGAGGCCAGGATGAGGCACAGGAAGCCAATATACCAGGCAGTAATCAGCTCCTGTGAGATCATTAAAAGCAAGAAGAGAATAATTGCAGTCCTGGTGCGCATCTCCAAATGCTGAGTTTCTTCCTTGCTGCTGGGTCTGAACTTTCCCTGCAGTTGTTTAGGGTTTGGGGCTTTAGCTGGAGATCAGTGATGGCACTTTCTGTGACGGGACCATGGCTCTGCCAGGTATGAAGATCAAATCATCCAAACACACGCAGCAAATGGAGAATTGAGTGTTAAGAGCTCCATTATTGCAAGACCTGGAACTGAGACTTTAAAAACTCTGATAATTTCCCAGTTCACACAGGGAAGTGGAGCTGAAACTTAAATAGGAACCTCAAGATCTCTGGAGATTCTACTTAGGTCAGGTCCAATCCACTAAGGGAGGAACTGTGAAGTTGGGGTCTGGATGGACTATCCCCCaaattttaattcagaattCACAGGAGTGATTATTTTTGGATTAGATTAGTGCAAGGGTGGAAAAGGAGACACACAAATTTCCTGTGATTTTCACACAGTGCTGGAGAAGCTGGCTAAGCTTCTCTGGGGAAAAGAAAGTGAATGAAGCAGGAGAAATGTTAAAATCATAAATATAGCATCAGGAAGCAAAAAACTACCAACAACCTCTTCCCAAACTGATGCCCTTACACTGGGGATTGGTTCCATGACTGgattctctctctccctttacTCCTTGTCTGGCGGAGCACTCCATCAGACTTTGTGTCTCTCCCCTGTGTCCCTACAGTGTTCTTCCAATCTCCCCAGGCCTGGAAGAGCTTTGTGATGGAGAGCTGAACCAAAGCAGTGTCCGTGGTGGGGAGAACACAAAGAGCAGCCCCACATCGCTGCCTGGGCCTTGCTCACCTTGCTGTGTGCGTAGACCACGGAGCCCAGGAGCTTCCAGGTGCCGCCGCGCCGGTCCATGCGGATCATGCGCAGGATCTGCAGGAACCTCAGACTCCTGAGGGCCGAGGTGGCAAAGACATTCCCCTGGGAGCCCGCTGCCAGCACGGCGATGGATGCAATCAGCACCATGATGTCTGTGGGAACACAAGCCAGGGAAAGGTGAGGAAGCGCTGCCAGGTCGGAAAACTGGCAACCCCGCGATGgagggaggaatgatgaggaggacgCCATGGTATCAGAAGGCTcattaattacttttttataCTATAATATTCTATTCTATATTACACTACATCTAAACTGCACAAACACTCAACTGAACAAAATCTCGTGACTGTCTGCTGACCAACAGTCTGGACACTGATaggccaaagaaacaaaacaccatcactttgggtaaacagtctccatattgcattctgttttggcacaacacaggagcagggaacaatgatgaggaggactccatgatatcagaaggctaattattactttattatactgtattattctatactacattacattacatctaaactgaaactGCAGAAACATCTAACTGAACAAAATCTTGTGATTGTCTGCTGACCAACAGTCTGCACACAcacttggccctgataggccaagaagACAAAATACTATTACTTTAGGCAAACAATCTCCacattgcattctactttggcacaacacaggagcagcaaatgagataagaattgttttgatcgttcccttctctgcttctctcactgcttctctcaggttcagagaatgtgaatcccacacTGCCAGATCAATACTAAAGGGAATGGTGTTGCCACTGCCTTGGGCTGTGCGTGACAGGGGTCCCCTACACTTGTGTCCCCAGCTGGAAGGACACAGCACTAATCTGGAACTGGAGGAAAGCAGCCACTGCACACCTTGTGGGAACATCCTGGTTTCCTTCTCCATGGTCATCATTCCCATAGAAAATGGGTCAAATGCTGCAAATGGATTTTGATCTGACTCAGTGTTACCACTGGATTAAATCCTTGCCAAAGGCTCCTTCTTTTATTAGCCATAGTTGCCTGTTACACAGAGCATGGAATTCCCCCATCTAAATTGGGAATGAAAATCCATACATCCTCCATAGTAATCCTAAGGTGCTTAAGGACAAAGAAAGTCCAACaaattttccaagaaaaaaagtCTTGCTCAATACATATCAAAGATCCCATAACCTTCCCTATTCTCTGATTTGCTACACAAATTTTATAGGAGTGTTTTTCTGTGGAATAAACTGAAATCCTGCATATGACCATTACCAGCTCCCAAAGGCAGCCTCCATAGTGAAGGGCATGGCCATTCTGTCCATTTCTAATCCCAGAAAATATCACTGCTGTGCCCAGATGGCCCCTCTCACAGGAGACTCGCTGAGTGCTTTACAAACAATAATTAATTAAGTCTCACAGCTCCCTTGTGAGGCAGCTCATCAGCACCAGGGAAGGCAGAGTGAGACACGGAGTCTCAATGACTTGGGAACAATTTGGTGTGGAGGTTGGACGCAGGATTGCACGATTCCAGTTCCTGTGCTCAGCTTCTCCTGGCTAAACCCAGTTTCTGTGGCTGTGGACATCTGTCAGTGGCACCTGAGGTAtgcagggcactgggatggcTCCCAGGTTAGCAGAAAAcagggagagccctgtgacAAATAACAAAAAGCATTGCCATTGATTTTGACTTCtgcctttggggttttttccctttctcaagGTGACCATGAAGCAGCTGAAATTTAACCCCCAAAACACGTGCAAGACACTGGAGCACCATGCAAGCCAGTGCTTGGAATGgccaccctgggctggggaatCTCAAGCAGGGGCTCAGCTCTTACCAATGACACAGAAAGGCTTGCGGGCAAATTTCAAGCGTCCCCTCCAGCCCCGGtagcggcagcagcagccggcGGCCCAGATCCGCACAAAGTACTCCACCCCAAACACCACGATGGTGACAATTTCCTGCAAGGAGGACAGTGACATTAGCGGGGGGAAAACTAGCATGGAGAGCATGCTCTAGAATCCAGGATAAACCCACGGCCTCGGAAAAATGCACCTCAGAAAAtgcagcactgagcagtgtGCGCCGCTCGACagagagcccaggctggagagATCATCAGATCTCTGCTTCTGTgtcttccctccccctccccagcgtgGTGAGAGGTGCTGCACGTTGTAGTCATGAACTGGAGCTTTACACCTCCTCATATTGTGCTTGTTCCCCCATCACAGGACTGATGAACACCTCGATGTCTCCCTGCCACCAGTCTCCAGGACTCAACTCAGTTAATgcagagggaagagcagagatGGGAATCACTGAACCTGATCCTAGAGGATGACAAAAGgggatttcagcttttctccTATAAAACTGGCTGGttgcctgtgtgtgctgggagatCTGGGGCAGGCATGCTGTAGATCCTCCATCCCTTGATGCCACACGAGCTCTTTCCATCTCCACCTGAATATCCTGTGCATGCTCCCTTCCCTCTGAGATCTTGTCTCACCTTTCTCATGTGTCAAACCCAGTGAAGCCCTAATTAGTCCGGAGCACCTTTTGACTTGATGTAGGGCAGAATtagggaagagaaaaacagatgaaaggagaggagagaggtgAATCCAGCAACCtcggatttttaaaaattttttccccatttctgatcCACAGGCCTAAGTGGTCCCCTTCTCACAAGGGACAGCTTAAATTCTTGCCTCAAATACCTCCAGTCTCaggggtttttgtggttttgacTTTATTTTAATACCTCACTGTCAGCCCCCACTTACCAGGATGTAAAGGGCGCCTTCTGAGCTGTTCTGGTACTCATCAATGGTGGAAAAGACAGACAGCACCAGGCAGGAGAACACTAGTAG is a window from the Ammospiza nelsoni isolate bAmmNel1 chromosome 12, bAmmNel1.pri, whole genome shotgun sequence genome containing:
- the KCNQ2 gene encoding potassium voltage-gated channel subfamily KQT member 2 isoform X7, which produces MVQKSRNGGVYPGPAAEKKLKVGFVGLDPGAPDSSRDGALLIAGSESSKRGSILSKPRSGVSGSGKPPKRNAFYRKLQNFLYNVLERPRGWAFIYHAYVFLLVFSCLVLSVFSTIDEYQNSSEGALYILEIVTIVVFGVEYFVRIWAAGCCCRYRGWRGRLKFARKPFCVIDIMVLIASIAVLAAGSQGNVFATSALRSLRFLQILRMIRMDRRGGTWKLLGSVVYAHSKELITAWYIGFLCLILASFLVYLAEKGENEHFDTYADALWWGLITLTTIGYGDKYPQTWNGRLLAATFTLIGVSFFALPAGILGSGFALKVQEQHRQKHFEKRRNPAAGLIQAAWRFYATNLSRTDLHSTWQYYERTVTVPMYRYLLLQAVALCCDSCRAQV